CCGAGCACGACGGCCCCTGCAGCCATCAGGATCGAGAACTCGAGCAGGTCTGCGGCCGCGCGGTCGGGCACCGTCGTGGCCAGGTGGCGCCACATGTCCATGGCGTTTCCCAGCACGGCCACACCAAGGGCCGCCGGCCACAGGGCCCACAACCACAGCGAGGCGCGCCACCGGCTGCCACCGACAAGCATGCCGCAGCCGGGAGCGATCAGGCCCAGCGCGCACACGGCCAGGCGCGAACGCAACCAGCGGTTCTGCCGATGCGGCGGCGGCACCTGCGCGGCGGCGAACTGCACCGCGCGCGCCCAGGCGCTGAAGCCGCCGATGGTCGCCAGCGCGGCGAGCGTGCCCCAGGCCAACGGCGTCGCCAGCGTGGTGACGGGCACGAACCGGGAGTACGGCACCAGGGCGATCACGGCGCCGGCCAGGGCCGATGCGATACCGAGCGTCAACCAGCCGTGATGTCGTCGACCATCGGGCGTCAACAGCAGCGCAGCCGGCCCCAGCAGCCAGGTCAACCCCAGCAGCAGGGCATAGTGCATGGTCGGTGCGGTCGCGGGGGACGACGCGGCGGAGGCGTCGCGACGCGGCATCTGGTACGGTCCGCGGGCCGTCAGCGGGGTGATGGGCGTGGAGGTCGCTTTCCGGGTGCGGTCCCTGATGTCCAGGACGTCCCCGGCTTCCATCACGTTGAGCTTCTCGTCGTTCCTCATGGGTCCTTCCCCGGGCCATCGCCTTGACGGGTGTTGCGCCCGACCGGGCATCTCTGTGGGGAACGTCGTGCAAGCGACGTTCCCAGCCGCCGCCGCACCGTGTATGCTCGTCGGCGCGGCCAGGACAAGCGCACCTGCAATGACACATCGGTGGCAACGGGCAAGGGAGTTCGCGGCATGACCGGAAGCACGGGACGATGGCGGGAGGGCGCAGTGGCCGTGTGCCTCGGGGTGATGCTGGCGGGATGCGGCGCGCGCGTCGAGTCGCCGCCGCCGCTTGTGGTGCCGCTGTTCGAGAACGTGACCGTGCACTTCACCCCTGCCGACAGCACGCGCTACGACACGCCGGTGGCCACGGCGCGCGACAACGGCCGCGTGATGGCCACCTACCGCGAACTCTCTCCCCCGCGCGGACCGGCGAAGGTGACGTTGCGCCTGGCGGTGCGGCCCATCCGCCAGGACATCCGCAGCGTGGTCGACCGCTGGGACCGCGCCGGCTCGGTGCGCCTGCTGCGGCCGGGCATGGCGCCGGTCGAGTTGTGCCGCTTCATGACCGCCTACGGCGGCCCCATCGAGCACGAGGTCGATGTCACGCGCGTGGCGCCGCTCCTGGGCGGGCACTGCGCCTTCGAGGTCTTCATCGACACCTGGGTGACGCCGGCCTGGGAAGTGGATGCGGCCCTGGTGTTCACGGTGGCGGATGACGGCAGCGTGGCCCGGCCTGCCTGGGCCCACGGCGCCCTGTTGCCGGCCGGGAACCTGACGGCGGCATCGCCCCTGGCCGAGACGACCGTGACCGTGCCGGAAGGACTGCGGCGGGTGGAACTGGCCGCCATCTCGACCGGCCACTGCACCGACGGCACCGACGCCGACGAGTTCATCACCAAGGACAACGTCATCAGCGTTGACGGGCGCGAAGTGCTGCGCTGGCGGCCGTGGCGCGACGATTGCGATGAACTGCGGGCCATCAACCCGTATTGCGCGCGCTGGTCGGACGGCTCGTGGAGCAGTGACTACGAGCGCAGCGGCTGGTGCCCGGGCGACGTCGCGCTGCCCCAGGTCGTCGACCTGACGGCCTGGCTGACGCCCGGCACCCACACGGTAAGCTGGCGCGTCGAGGACATCCGGCCGGCCAACGCCGAAGGCCATCACGGGTACTGGCGCGTGTCGGCGATGCTGGCGGGGTGGCGCTGACGACAGTTACCTTGAGCGCACCCCTGACCCCGCCCGAATTGAACCCGGGGGATCAACAGATCGCCCGTTGCCCTGAGGCCAGGAGGAAAGCCATGAGCGCGTTCCGTCGTTCCTTCGCTGCCGCCGTTGTGTTGGCCGCCAGCCTTGCTGCGTTTCCAGGCGCGCAGGCCGTCGCCGATCCCGGGGACGCCACCTACGAAGTCACCTTCGATGTCAGCTGGAGCGCGGACACGCATCCGGTCATGTTCCCTTCCAATGCGCACTTCTCGGGCCTGGTGGGCGGCACGCACAGCCCTGCCGTCCAGTTCTGGACGCCCGGCACGCTGGCCAGCCTCGGCATCAAGCGCATGGCCGAGTGGGGCCAGCAGACGACGCTGGCCGGCGAGGTGCAGGCGGCCATCGGCGCCGGCACGGCCGGCAGCGTGCTCCTGGGACCGGCCATCGCCACGCTGCCAGGCTCGGCCTCGCTGCAGTTCACGGCCACGCCTTCGCATCCGCTGGTGACGCTGGTGACGATGATCGCGCCGAGCCCCGACTGGTTCGTGGGCGTGATGGGACTGGACCTGCGCCCGGGCGGCGAATGGGTCGAAGAGGCGACAGCCGTGCTGTACCCCTGGGACGCGGGCACCGACAG
The sequence above is drawn from the bacterium genome and encodes:
- a CDS encoding spondin domain-containing protein, which encodes MSAFRRSFAAAVVLAASLAAFPGAQAVADPGDATYEVTFDVSWSADTHPVMFPSNAHFSGLVGGTHSPAVQFWTPGTLASLGIKRMAEWGQQTTLAGEVQAAIGAGTAGSVLLGPAIATLPGSASLQFTATPSHPLVTLVTMIAPSPDWFVGVMGLDLRPGGEWVEEATAVLYPWDAGTDSGASYASGDIPTVPPVPLFAIMDTPFTPGEPLGTFTFRLQSVAAVPPAPTLTALAYPNPFNPRVTIDWQAPQGTDVTVTVFDANGRRVREVFQENNAAERGRATWDGRDDAGRAVAAGSYVYVVQAGEQRTSGRLTLVK